GAGAAGTTCCCGCAGTCGGTGCGCTTCCGCGGCCTGCATGCGCTGCGCCGCTATCCCAACGGCGAGGAACGCTGCATCGCCTGCAAGCTGTGCGAGGCGGTGTGCCCGGCGCTGGCGATCACCATCGATTCGACCAAGCGCGAGGACGGCACCCGCCGCACCACCCGCTACGACATCGACCTGTTCAAGTGCATCTACTGCGGTTTCTGCGAGGAGAGCTGCCCGGTCGATTCGATCGTGGAGACCCACGTGCTCGAGTACCACTTCGAGAAGCGCGGCGAGAACATCGTCACCAAGCCGCAGCTGCTGGCGATCGGCGACCGGCTCGAAGCCGAGATCGCCGAGCGCCGCGCCGCCGACGCTCCCTTCCGCTGAGGTCCTGAAATGGATTGGGTAAATATCGCTTTCTGGATCTTCGCCACCATCGCCGCGGTCTCCGCCGGCGCGGTGATCAGCGTGCGCAACTCCGTGTACGCGGTGCTGTGCCTGATCCTGACCTTCTTCTCCATCGCCTGCGTGTGGCTGCTGGTGGGCGCCGAGTTCCTCGGCGTGACCCTGGTGCTGGTCTACGTCGGCGCGGTGATGGTGTTGTTCCTGTTCGTGGTGATGATGCTCGACATCGATACCGCGCGGCTGCGCCAGGGCTGGGTACGCTACCTGCCGGTCGGGCTGATCGTGGCGGTGGCGATGCTGGTGCAGATGGTCACCCTGATCGGGGTCAAGGCGCGCACCGCCACCCCGTTCCCGGCCGACAACGCCGCCGCGCAGGCCGCCGACACCTCCAACATCGCGTGGCTGGCCAAGGTCCTGTTCACCGAGTTCCTGCTGCCGTTCGAGTTCGCCGCGATCATCCTGACCGTGGCGGTGGTGGCGGCGGTGATGCTGACCCTGCGCAAGCGCACCGGCATCAAGACCCAGAATCCCGGCGACCAGGCGCGGGTCAAGGCCGGCGACCGCTTGCGCATCGTCAAGATGGATGCCGAGAAACCCACGCTGTACACCCCCCCGGCCGCGGCACCGCAGGAGGGCCAGCCATGATCACCCTAGGCCACCTGTTGGCGCTCGGCGCGGTGCTGTTCTGCATCAGCATGGCCGGCATCTTCCTCAACCGCAAAAACGTCATCGTGCTGCTGATGTCGATCGAGCTGATGCTGCTGTCGGTCAACATCAACTTCGTGGCGTTCTCGCGCGAACTCGGCGACGCCGCCGGTCAGCTGTTCGTGTTCTTCATCCTGACCGTGGCCGCGGCCGAGGCCGCCATCGGCCTCGCGATCCTGGTGACGCTGTTCCGTACCCGCCACACGATCAACGTGGCCGAAGTCGATTCGCTGAAGGGCTGACCCGTAGATGGAAATCACTCTCTCCAAGAGTCTGCTGATCGCCGTGGTGCTCGCGCCGCTGCTCGGCAGCATCATCGCCGGCCTGTTCGGCCGCCAGGTCGGCCGCAAGGGCGCCCAGCTGGTCACCATCCTCGGCGTGGCGGTCAGCTGCGCGCTGTCGTGCTGGACGCTGTACCAGCTGGTCGGGCAGGGCGCCGCGCCGTTCAACCAGAACGTCTACACCTTCTTCGAGGTCGGCCACTATTCGGCCCACGTCGGCTTCATGGTCGACCGGCTGACCGCGATGATGATGGTGGTGGTGACCTTCGTG
This sequence is a window from Xanthomonas sp. CFBP 8443. Protein-coding genes within it:
- the nuoI gene encoding NADH-quinone oxidoreductase subunit NuoI is translated as MNKVTHYFKSLLLLELLGGLWLTLKYTFRPKYTVLYPMEKFPQSVRFRGLHALRRYPNGEERCIACKLCEAVCPALAITIDSTKREDGTRRTTRYDIDLFKCIYCGFCEESCPVDSIVETHVLEYHFEKRGENIVTKPQLLAIGDRLEAEIAERRAADAPFR
- a CDS encoding NADH-quinone oxidoreductase subunit J → MDWVNIAFWIFATIAAVSAGAVISVRNSVYAVLCLILTFFSIACVWLLVGAEFLGVTLVLVYVGAVMVLFLFVVMMLDIDTARLRQGWVRYLPVGLIVAVAMLVQMVTLIGVKARTATPFPADNAAAQAADTSNIAWLAKVLFTEFLLPFEFAAIILTVAVVAAVMLTLRKRTGIKTQNPGDQARVKAGDRLRIVKMDAEKPTLYTPPAAAPQEGQP
- the nuoK gene encoding NADH-quinone oxidoreductase subunit NuoK, with translation MITLGHLLALGAVLFCISMAGIFLNRKNVIVLLMSIELMLLSVNINFVAFSRELGDAAGQLFVFFILTVAAAEAAIGLAILVTLFRTRHTINVAEVDSLKG